A stretch of Longimicrobium sp. DNA encodes these proteins:
- a CDS encoding SDR family oxidoreductase produces the protein MAARDAKRGAAVVTGASGGIGEELAKLFAADGYDLVLVARSREGLDRVGAEMKARHGVGFLSVPADLSDPAGPDAVLAAVREAGLEVAALVNNAGFGMHGAFAPVEGERVIELERELDMIQLNVAALTHLTKLFLPEMVARKRGRVLNVASTAAFQPGPFMAVYYATKAYVLSFSEAVAMELKGTGVTITTLCPGPTHTGFQKHADMEATRLFHSPLVMDAPEVARIGYRAMMRGKRVVVAGTLNKLLAVGTRLVPRSVSAKIVEMGHAEA, from the coding sequence ATGGCTGCGAGAGATGCGAAGCGCGGAGCGGCGGTCGTCACCGGCGCGTCCGGCGGCATCGGCGAGGAGCTGGCGAAGCTGTTCGCGGCGGACGGGTACGATCTCGTCCTGGTCGCGCGCAGCCGCGAGGGGCTGGACCGCGTGGGCGCGGAGATGAAGGCGCGGCACGGCGTCGGCTTCCTCTCCGTCCCCGCGGACCTGAGCGACCCCGCCGGGCCCGACGCCGTCCTCGCCGCCGTGCGCGAGGCGGGGCTGGAGGTGGCGGCGCTGGTCAACAACGCCGGGTTCGGGATGCACGGCGCCTTCGCGCCGGTGGAGGGCGAGCGGGTGATCGAGCTCGAGCGCGAGCTGGACATGATCCAGCTGAACGTGGCCGCGCTCACCCACCTCACGAAGCTCTTCCTGCCGGAGATGGTGGCGCGAAAGCGGGGACGCGTGCTCAACGTCGCATCGACGGCGGCGTTCCAGCCGGGGCCGTTCATGGCCGTCTACTACGCCACCAAGGCCTACGTCCTCTCCTTCTCCGAGGCCGTGGCGATGGAGCTGAAGGGCACCGGCGTCACCATCACCACCCTCTGCCCCGGCCCCACGCACACCGGCTTCCAGAAGCACGCCGACATGGAGGCCACGCGCCTGTTCCACTCGCCGCTGGTGATGGACGCGCCGGAGGTGGCGCGCATCGGCTACCGCGCGATGATGCGCGGCAAGCGCGTGGTGGTCGCCGGCACGCTGAACAAGCTGCTGGCCGTGGGAACGCGCCTGGTGCCGCGCTCCGTCTCCGCGAAGATCGTGGAGATGGGGCATGCGGAGGCGTGA
- a CDS encoding tyrosine-type recombinase/integrase has translation MAQTKQKAWSYNAGKKGKNRVRAYEDGKGGPLMLEWHEPLFDNTGPVIDPRTGTQAKKRQRISLAAAGVTTRAEAIKKAEEIALRFGDIRNGAESGPKQSGPVTLGYLLDLYFKEVVPNKKADTQRQNDADRRMFLAYFGRDAVVERIGPDGRPRTEMGRVRYNEFVRARMEGTIPGFAKAKGQTVKNDVRFLRAVFKWAKLERDDGNVLLIRNPWEGFPDPPSDTPVRQEMTPELHKRLAENARNWRMAVAMELCRETRRRRNSVRQLALEDIDLSARVVRWQGEFDKVGKTRVTPLTTKAVEAIRRALAHRREDGLEDSPWLLPEPGDPSRPVSKCKLEHYMRATKKAEGIDIPRLGYHGEKRAGIRDPRFRALDPAVQEELAGTTWETMRRVYDFVDLPTLHNAVALLESDTAEAPKTRSTRRRDGLKKAA, from the coding sequence ATGGCGCAGACTAAGCAGAAGGCGTGGAGCTACAACGCGGGCAAGAAGGGCAAGAACCGCGTACGCGCCTACGAGGACGGCAAGGGCGGTCCCCTCATGCTTGAATGGCATGAACCGCTGTTTGACAATACGGGTCCGGTGATTGATCCGCGTACGGGGACGCAGGCCAAGAAGCGCCAGCGTATCAGCCTCGCCGCCGCTGGAGTCACCACGCGCGCCGAGGCGATCAAGAAGGCGGAGGAAATTGCGTTGCGGTTTGGCGACATTCGCAATGGCGCCGAGTCGGGGCCGAAGCAGTCGGGGCCGGTCACCCTTGGGTATCTGCTGGATCTGTACTTCAAGGAGGTTGTCCCCAACAAGAAGGCCGACACGCAGAGGCAGAACGACGCGGACCGGCGCATGTTCCTCGCCTACTTCGGACGCGATGCGGTTGTTGAGCGCATCGGGCCGGACGGGCGGCCCAGGACGGAGATGGGACGCGTCCGCTACAACGAGTTTGTGCGGGCGCGGATGGAAGGCACGATTCCCGGTTTTGCCAAGGCCAAGGGGCAGACGGTCAAGAACGACGTTCGGTTCTTGCGGGCCGTGTTCAAGTGGGCCAAGCTGGAGCGCGACGACGGTAACGTGCTCCTGATCCGCAATCCTTGGGAGGGATTCCCCGATCCCCCGAGCGATACGCCGGTGCGGCAGGAGATGACACCGGAGCTGCACAAGCGGCTTGCGGAGAACGCGCGCAACTGGCGCATGGCGGTTGCGATGGAGTTGTGCCGGGAGACGCGCCGCCGCCGCAACAGCGTGCGTCAGCTCGCGCTAGAGGACATCGACCTGTCCGCGCGCGTGGTGCGCTGGCAGGGCGAGTTTGACAAGGTGGGCAAGACGAGGGTAACCCCTCTCACCACGAAGGCCGTAGAAGCGATCCGGCGCGCTCTGGCGCACCGTCGCGAGGACGGGCTAGAGGACTCGCCTTGGCTGCTGCCGGAACCGGGTGACCCGTCAAGGCCCGTTTCCAAGTGCAAACTTGAGCACTACATGCGGGCGACCAAGAAGGCAGAAGGGATCGACATTCCGCGCCTTGGCTACCACGGCGAGAAGCGGGCGGGCATCCGCGACCCGAGGTTCCGGGCGTTGGACCCCGCCGTGCAGGAGGAACTTGCGGGAACCACGTGGGAGACGATGCGGCGGGTGTACGACTTCGTTGACCTTCCCACGCTACACAACGCGGTTGCGCTGCTGGAGAGCGACACCGCCGAGGCGCCCAAGACCCGCTCGACCCGCCGCCGCGACGGCCTGAAAAAGGCGGCCTGA
- a CDS encoding nuclear transport factor 2 family protein produces MHRSVPARRALAILATAAAAGCATARTSSAPAPSVVGSPAAEIEQVLQASAQAWNRGDLDGFLLPYLNSDQTTFVGRDVVHGVPAIRETYLSSWWRGGTPTLNLAYNRIDVRPLGRDYALAVGHWVVTDKNTGQETRTGIFSLTMVRTPQGWRIIHDHSS; encoded by the coding sequence ATGCACCGTTCTGTTCCGGCGCGCCGCGCGCTTGCCATCCTGGCCACGGCCGCCGCGGCCGGATGCGCCACCGCGCGAACGTCGTCCGCGCCCGCGCCGTCCGTCGTCGGCTCACCCGCGGCTGAGATCGAGCAGGTGCTGCAGGCCTCGGCGCAGGCGTGGAACCGCGGCGACCTGGACGGCTTCCTCCTCCCCTACCTGAACTCCGACCAGACCACCTTCGTGGGTCGCGACGTGGTGCACGGCGTCCCCGCCATCCGCGAGACCTACCTGAGCAGCTGGTGGCGCGGCGGCACGCCCACGCTGAACCTGGCCTACAACCGCATCGACGTGCGGCCGCTGGGGCGCGACTACGCGCTGGCCGTCGGCCACTGGGTGGTGACGGACAAGAACACCGGCCAGGAGACGCGCACCGGCATCTTCTCCCTGACGATGGTGCGCACGCCGCAGGGCTGGCGCATCATCCACGACCACTCGTCGTGA
- the nhaA gene encoding Na+/H+ antiporter NhaA, translating into MTAHDLRILPPPPPTPIERFLSPFGRFARTESAGGVVLILSTLAALVAANTSLAGAYHALWETHLTLRVGGAALDYSLHHWINDGLMAVFFFVVGLEIKREVLVGELATMRRAALPIAGAAGGMLVPALIFAALNLGGRGAAGWGIPMATDIAFALGVLALMGNRAPAPLKVFLAALAIADDIGAVLVIALFYTAVIDMQMLLAGFGLLVALVVFNRLGARRPYIYIVLGFGVWLCFLRSGVHATVAGVLVAMTIPARTRIDTGEFLDRGRRILDAFDDAGPEGPDILTNRGQQAAIVELEKTAEAAQAPLQWIEHGLQPWVAFLVIPVFAFANAGVELKGELAQAFGSPVTLGVLLGLLVGKPLGITLFAWLATRLRLAALPTGCGWRALHGVSWLGGIGFTMSLFITGLAFSDGALVTDAKVGIFTASILAAAAGALLLRREKPCDLPEVPDEEPVQAAA; encoded by the coding sequence ATGACCGCGCACGACCTGCGGATCCTGCCGCCGCCGCCGCCCACGCCGATCGAGCGCTTCCTCTCGCCGTTCGGGCGCTTCGCGCGCACCGAGTCGGCGGGCGGGGTGGTGCTGATCCTGTCGACGCTGGCCGCGCTGGTGGCCGCCAACACCAGCCTTGCGGGCGCCTACCACGCGCTGTGGGAGACGCACCTGACGCTGCGCGTGGGCGGGGCGGCGCTTGACTATTCGCTGCACCACTGGATCAACGACGGCCTGATGGCCGTGTTCTTCTTCGTGGTCGGGCTGGAGATCAAGCGCGAGGTGCTTGTGGGCGAGCTGGCCACCATGCGCCGGGCCGCGCTCCCCATCGCCGGCGCGGCGGGGGGGATGCTGGTGCCGGCGCTGATCTTCGCCGCGCTGAACCTGGGCGGGCGCGGCGCGGCGGGGTGGGGGATCCCCATGGCGACCGACATCGCCTTCGCCCTGGGCGTGCTGGCGCTGATGGGGAACCGGGCGCCCGCGCCGCTCAAGGTCTTCCTGGCCGCCCTGGCCATCGCCGACGACATCGGCGCCGTGCTGGTGATCGCGCTGTTCTACACGGCGGTCATCGACATGCAGATGCTGCTGGCGGGCTTCGGCCTGCTCGTGGCCCTCGTCGTCTTCAACCGCCTGGGCGCGCGCCGGCCCTACATCTACATCGTCCTGGGCTTCGGCGTCTGGCTCTGCTTCCTGAGGTCGGGCGTGCACGCCACGGTGGCCGGCGTGCTGGTGGCCATGACCATTCCCGCGCGCACGCGCATCGACACCGGCGAGTTCCTGGACCGCGGGCGGCGCATCCTGGACGCGTTCGACGACGCGGGGCCCGAGGGCCCGGACATCCTGACCAACCGCGGGCAGCAGGCGGCCATCGTGGAGCTGGAGAAGACGGCCGAGGCGGCACAGGCCCCGCTGCAGTGGATCGAGCACGGGCTGCAGCCGTGGGTGGCGTTCCTGGTCATCCCCGTCTTCGCCTTCGCCAACGCGGGGGTGGAGCTGAAGGGCGAGCTGGCGCAGGCGTTCGGCAGCCCGGTCACGCTGGGCGTCCTCCTCGGGCTGCTGGTCGGCAAGCCGCTGGGGATCACGCTCTTCGCCTGGCTGGCCACCCGGCTGAGGCTGGCGGCGCTTCCCACCGGGTGCGGGTGGCGCGCGCTGCACGGGGTGAGCTGGCTGGGGGGGATCGGGTTCACCATGTCGCTGTTCATCACCGGCCTGGCGTTTTCCGACGGGGCGCTGGTGACGGACGCCAAGGTGGGGATCTTCACCGCGTCGATCCTGGCCGCGGCGGCCGGCGCGCTGCTGCTGCGGAGGGAGAAGCCGTGCGACCTGCCCGAGGTGCCCGACGAGGAGCCGGTTCAGGCCGCGGCGTGA
- a CDS encoding helix-turn-helix domain-containing protein, protein MAETTKDKAGTTNRALVARWGGKEEILAEGWVGVPISFLKYFGSLNLTPTEAIFIIELMGYKRDERAPFPGYKALAKRMGVSPDYARKLARGLEAKEYIRRQVRVGTTNRFDLSPLFERLAARAKQEAEARAERASRAGKA, encoded by the coding sequence ATGGCTGAGACGACGAAGGACAAGGCAGGGACGACTAACCGCGCGCTGGTCGCCCGGTGGGGTGGTAAGGAGGAAATCCTTGCCGAGGGATGGGTAGGCGTGCCGATCTCCTTTTTGAAATATTTCGGTTCTCTGAATCTCACGCCCACGGAGGCGATTTTCATCATCGAACTTATGGGTTACAAGCGGGATGAGCGGGCGCCATTTCCCGGGTACAAGGCACTCGCCAAACGGATGGGAGTGTCGCCGGACTACGCGCGCAAACTCGCCCGTGGCCTTGAAGCGAAGGAATATATCCGGAGGCAAGTCCGGGTGGGGACGACAAACCGGTTTGATCTAAGCCCCCTGTTTGAGCGACTGGCAGCGCGCGCCAAGCAGGAGGCAGAAGCACGCGCGGAACGAGCATCGCGCGCTGGCAAGGCATAG
- a CDS encoding helix-hairpin-helix domain-containing protein, with protein sequence MKMEKPEVLREFRRIPGVGKSIAEDLWDLGLRRVDDLRGGDPQALYDRLCELRGAHVDRCMLYVLRCAVYFAGEDDPEPEKLLWWNWKDAQPGRRPYRRPSRQRRKVS encoded by the coding sequence ATGAAGATGGAAAAGCCCGAGGTGCTGAGAGAGTTCCGCCGCATTCCGGGGGTGGGGAAGTCCATCGCCGAGGACCTGTGGGACCTGGGGCTGCGGCGCGTGGACGACCTGCGCGGCGGCGATCCGCAGGCGCTGTACGATCGCCTGTGCGAGCTGCGAGGCGCGCACGTCGACCGGTGCATGCTGTACGTGCTGCGCTGCGCCGTCTACTTCGCCGGCGAGGACGACCCCGAGCCGGAGAAGCTGCTCTGGTGGAACTGGAAGGACGCGCAGCCGGGGCGGCGGCCGTACCGCAGGCCGTCCCGGCAGCGGCGAAAGGTGTCGTAG
- a CDS encoding relaxase/mobilization nuclease domain-containing protein: MIGNVNKLGTSFKGLASYLETGKDRAHPERVDWIETRNLPTERPDVAARLMAATARESVQTQKPVFHLSISFDPADEVDRAAMRRVADEVLRDLGLADRQALIVAHRDTAHPHVHLAVNRVHPETGRAWADSFSKKRVEASLRRLEVEMGLREVPGRLARVPEMGQERAPAARAARGDAAFAERVRAQAGPHLERVRSWAEVERGLAEHGLALRMKGRGMVVTDGRQEVKASDVHPQASRYRLEQRLGPYSDYRARQDAAARVLDARAARAEPAPRAAELPRTPTTPRERYHAAARQLDRDLRAIYTHPHDARRAFLRAVDSRGAAEAAAALRWGPARYGALRTAPAPEQSARAAGNAYDYAVQRTARNRTAAKEAAALLREPARVHALEASASRADEAARRAVSTLDALRDRRAAAVHDFARVRELAGDVYADPGRALRELHRYAASHGHAAAARAVHDQPERFGEMRGVERSRVFGLVRELDHSAAQARAPELSAAVRDLARRVEARPRAGQVAEAAGAVRQTRAAADAARQAFTQAARTVDVAARVRQAAELMAEAAARQFAAGAAKAALMLVQQVAPMLPTSAGALVKKAGELARDMALGRDRERERGHSR, from the coding sequence GTGATCGGCAACGTCAACAAGCTGGGGACCAGCTTCAAGGGGCTGGCGAGCTACCTGGAAACCGGGAAGGATCGCGCCCACCCGGAGCGGGTGGACTGGATCGAAACCCGGAACCTGCCGACCGAGCGCCCCGACGTGGCCGCGCGGCTGATGGCCGCCACCGCCCGGGAGTCGGTGCAGACGCAAAAGCCCGTCTTTCACCTGTCGATCAGCTTCGACCCCGCCGACGAGGTAGACCGCGCCGCGATGCGCCGCGTGGCCGACGAAGTCCTCCGCGACCTTGGGCTGGCGGACCGTCAGGCGCTCATCGTCGCCCACCGCGACACCGCGCATCCCCACGTCCATCTCGCCGTAAACCGCGTACACCCGGAGACGGGGCGCGCGTGGGCGGACAGCTTCAGCAAGAAGCGCGTTGAGGCGAGCTTGCGCCGCCTTGAAGTGGAGATGGGCTTGCGCGAGGTGCCGGGGAGGCTCGCCCGCGTGCCCGAGATGGGGCAGGAGCGCGCGCCCGCCGCACGGGCGGCGCGTGGGGACGCCGCGTTCGCGGAGCGCGTGCGGGCACAGGCGGGGCCGCACTTGGAGCGCGTGCGGTCGTGGGCGGAAGTTGAGCGCGGCCTTGCGGAGCACGGCCTTGCGCTCCGGATGAAGGGGCGCGGGATGGTGGTGACGGACGGGCGGCAGGAGGTGAAGGCGTCCGACGTCCACCCGCAGGCATCCCGCTACCGGCTGGAGCAGAGGCTAGGACCGTACAGCGATTACCGCGCGCGTCAGGACGCGGCGGCGCGCGTACTGGACGCACGCGCAGCCCGCGCCGAACCCGCCCCGCGCGCGGCCGAGCTGCCGCGCACGCCCACCACGCCGCGAGAGCGTTACCACGCCGCCGCCCGGCAGCTGGACCGCGATCTCCGGGCGATCTACACGCACCCCCACGACGCGCGGCGCGCGTTCCTGCGGGCGGTGGACAGCCGGGGCGCCGCCGAGGCTGCGGCGGCGCTCCGCTGGGGGCCCGCGCGATACGGCGCGCTCCGCACCGCGCCCGCCCCCGAGCAGTCCGCCCGAGCGGCGGGCAACGCCTACGACTACGCCGTCCAGCGCACCGCCCGCAACCGCACCGCAGCCAAGGAGGCGGCCGCGCTGCTGCGCGAGCCCGCCCGCGTCCATGCGCTCGAGGCCAGCGCGAGCCGCGCGGACGAGGCGGCGCGGCGCGCCGTGTCCACCCTCGACGCGCTCCGCGACCGACGCGCCGCCGCCGTGCATGACTTCGCCCGCGTGCGCGAGCTGGCGGGCGACGTGTACGCCGATCCGGGGCGTGCGCTGCGCGAGCTGCACCGCTACGCCGCGTCCCACGGCCACGCCGCCGCCGCCCGCGCGGTCCACGACCAGCCGGAGCGCTTCGGCGAGATGCGCGGCGTGGAGCGGTCGCGCGTGTTCGGGCTGGTGCGCGAGCTGGACCACAGCGCCGCGCAGGCACGCGCGCCCGAGCTGTCCGCAGCGGTGCGCGACCTGGCGCGGCGGGTGGAGGCCCGGCCGCGCGCCGGTCAGGTAGCCGAGGCGGCGGGTGCCGTGCGCCAGACCCGCGCGGCGGCGGACGCCGCGCGGCAGGCGTTCACGCAGGCCGCGCGCACGGTGGACGTTGCCGCCCGCGTGCGGCAGGCCGCCGAGCTGATGGCCGAGGCGGCAGCGCGCCAGTTCGCCGCAGGCGCGGCCAAGGCCGCGCTCATGCTCGTCCAGCAGGTTGCCCCCATGCTTCCCACTTCCGCCGGCGCGCTCGTCAAGAAGGCCGGCGAGCTCGCCCGCGACATGGCGCTGGGCCGCGACCGCGAGCGCGAACGCGGCCACTCCCGCTAG